From a region of the Vibrio ostreae genome:
- a CDS encoding LysR family transcriptional regulator, protein MNITHLPLNALRAFLISAKHLNFTKAAIELCVTQAAISQQVKMLEQQLGVALFYRLPRGLALTDEGMMLLPVVKNAFDSMTDTLEMLEQGIHREVVSVGAVGTFALNWLLPRIKDFNERFPYIDVRISTNNNVADPVSEGLDFFIRYGKGRWHATEAEHLFPAPLTVLCNKTIGHHLEKPQDILGYTLLRSYNPEEWALWFQQAHIPLPKSRLNSITFDSSISMIEATIQGFGIALAPPVMFEKTLMEEKLIQPFDIFLDSGSYWLTKLQSQTETKAQTLFKQWILEYC, encoded by the coding sequence ATGAATATCACACATCTGCCGTTGAATGCCCTGAGGGCATTTCTTATCTCTGCTAAGCATTTGAACTTCACCAAAGCCGCTATCGAGCTCTGTGTCACGCAGGCGGCGATCAGTCAGCAAGTTAAGATGTTGGAGCAGCAACTGGGGGTAGCGCTGTTTTATCGTCTTCCGCGGGGATTAGCGCTGACCGATGAAGGAATGATGTTATTGCCGGTGGTTAAAAATGCGTTTGACAGTATGACCGATACGCTAGAGATGCTTGAACAAGGAATTCACCGAGAAGTGGTCAGTGTTGGTGCTGTGGGTACCTTCGCTCTGAACTGGTTGCTCCCAAGAATCAAAGACTTCAATGAACGTTTTCCCTATATCGATGTCAGAATCTCGACCAACAACAACGTGGCGGATCCCGTGTCCGAAGGGCTGGACTTCTTTATTCGTTATGGCAAAGGCAGATGGCATGCGACCGAAGCAGAGCATTTGTTTCCTGCCCCTTTAACCGTGCTTTGCAACAAAACGATCGGCCATCACTTAGAGAAACCGCAGGACATTCTGGGCTACACCTTGCTGCGTTCATATAATCCTGAGGAGTGGGCGTTGTGGTTTCAACAAGCTCATATACCGCTACCTAAGTCCAGACTCAACAGCATCACCTTTGATTCATCTATTTCGATGATTGAAGCCACAATTCAGGGATTCGGAATTGCATTAGCGCCTCCCGTTATGTTTGAAAAGACACTCATGGAAGAGAAGCTCATCCAACCCTTCGATATCTTTCTCGACAGCGGATCGTACTGGCTAACAAAACTCCAAAGTCAAACTGAGACCAAAGCGCAAACTCTATTTAAGCAGTGGATCCTGGAGTATTGCTGA
- a CDS encoding HNH endonuclease, producing the protein MAFKPKIAEMIAYRAAYICSNPECNTLTIGATISDPLLKNKKGEAAHILGERVGSARHDPNPSIDVGGVENGLWLCANCHTLVDKNKGVDYPSKDLFEWKKEHEATISMLLRTHRSPLPLISRQSTNRKIAQNIVDCISNKGAYFQHSSIEDPAHVISSIDQVRNAIQREVRNIDSDKRLQGICKSIQDANREFMNELSRDSSLLDAYLTILRNRVGIQLKRLRDEIGCDISGQITSIIP; encoded by the coding sequence GTGGCTTTTAAACCCAAAATAGCCGAAATGATAGCTTATAGAGCTGCATATATATGTAGCAATCCAGAGTGCAACACTTTGACTATAGGGGCGACTATTAGCGACCCTCTGTTAAAAAATAAGAAGGGGGAGGCTGCTCATATTCTAGGTGAAAGGGTGGGGTCAGCAAGGCATGATCCAAACCCAAGCATAGATGTAGGTGGTGTAGAAAACGGACTTTGGCTCTGTGCTAATTGCCACACGTTAGTGGATAAAAATAAAGGTGTTGATTATCCTTCAAAAGATCTATTTGAGTGGAAAAAAGAGCACGAAGCAACTATATCAATGCTACTCAGAACCCATAGAAGTCCTCTTCCTCTCATTTCTCGACAATCAACAAACCGGAAAATTGCTCAAAATATTGTCGACTGTATTTCTAACAAAGGTGCTTATTTTCAACATTCATCTATTGAAGATCCAGCACATGTTATTAGTTCAATCGACCAAGTGAGGAATGCAATACAGAGAGAAGTTCGTAATATTGATTCCGATAAGCGCTTGCAGGGGATCTGTAAATCTATTCAAGACGCAAATAGAGAATTTATGAATGAGTTGTCAAGAGATAGTAGCTTATTAGATGCTTACCTTACGATACTCAGAAATAGAGTTGGTATTCAGTTGAAAAGACTAAGAGATGAGATAGGATGTGATATTTCTGGTCAAATCACATCTATCATCCCCTAA
- a CDS encoding ABC transporter ATP-binding protein, with product MLEVKQLGTRSPQGWKALIDATFEVADGTCLAVIGTNGSGKSSLLKSITGEYGIVQGELLISGCQLRELSPQQKAKLIAVVAQNDYVDPRLTVREYVSLGRVPHAFCCSQGAHLAAVDNALNDVKLLEKSNRKMGSLSGGEQQRANIARAFAQQPQLLLLDEPTNHLDPLARLELLALIKRKGVACIAVLHDLQLVAPFADKVVLMDNQRAVKCGSPEEILSNQYITPIFGLNVLTFQHPHLNNAVHHFEAAS from the coding sequence ATGTTAGAAGTCAAGCAACTAGGCACTCGAAGCCCGCAAGGCTGGAAAGCGTTGATTGATGCAACGTTTGAGGTCGCAGATGGTACATGTCTTGCGGTTATCGGAACCAACGGCAGTGGTAAATCGAGCCTGTTAAAATCGATTACAGGCGAATATGGCATAGTGCAAGGTGAGTTACTGATTAGTGGTTGTCAACTCAGAGAGTTATCCCCTCAGCAAAAAGCCAAATTGATTGCCGTCGTCGCTCAAAATGATTATGTCGATCCGCGTTTAACGGTACGTGAATACGTGAGTCTTGGGCGAGTGCCACATGCTTTCTGTTGTAGTCAAGGCGCTCACTTGGCTGCGGTTGATAACGCATTAAATGATGTAAAACTGCTCGAAAAAAGCAATCGAAAAATGGGCTCACTCTCTGGTGGTGAACAGCAACGAGCGAATATTGCTCGAGCTTTTGCCCAGCAGCCTCAACTTTTACTGCTTGATGAGCCAACCAATCATTTAGATCCTTTAGCGCGTCTAGAATTGCTCGCTCTAATAAAACGCAAAGGCGTAGCCTGTATCGCAGTATTACATGACTTACAACTGGTTGCGCCTTTCGCCGATAAAGTGGTTCTCATGGACAATCAGCGTGCGGTGAAATGCGGCTCGCCGGAAGAAATACTAAGCAACCAATATATCACGCCAATATTTGGGTTAAATGTGCTGACTTTTCAACACCCACATCTCAACAACGCAGTTCATCATTTTGAAGCTGCATCTTAA
- a CDS encoding ABC transporter substrate-binding protein, translated as MKWKVVFSLLLPIAAAQATTTQYPVTVDSCGIPLTIEKHPTHAVFHDINMAEMAFALGLQDDMAGVTGITGWYKMSPEFKHRLGGIPELAPKYPSLETLMAAQVDFFFAGWNYGMKVGGEVTPETLAPYGIDTLVLSESCVHTRSEQKKSASMDLLYTDILKLGVIFDRQDKANALVNGWKQRIAALPKPTSNAKAPKVFLYDSGQDKPFTAGQYAMPDAMIRVAGGVNVTHDMQTSWATTSWETVAKENPDVIILLDYQNANGASELQRYLEQHPLMKYTKAVKNKRYIKLRYEQLTPGPANIDAVEKMARAFAQ; from the coding sequence ATGAAATGGAAAGTTGTATTTTCACTTTTATTGCCTATCGCCGCCGCGCAAGCAACGACAACCCAATATCCGGTGACAGTAGACAGTTGTGGAATTCCATTAACGATTGAGAAGCACCCAACTCATGCGGTGTTTCACGATATCAACATGGCTGAAATGGCGTTTGCTTTGGGTCTACAAGATGATATGGCTGGTGTTACAGGCATTACCGGTTGGTACAAGATGTCACCGGAGTTTAAACATCGGTTGGGGGGGATCCCAGAGCTGGCACCTAAATATCCATCGCTTGAAACCTTGATGGCAGCGCAGGTCGATTTCTTCTTCGCGGGTTGGAATTATGGCATGAAAGTGGGCGGTGAGGTGACACCTGAAACATTAGCGCCTTATGGGATTGATACATTGGTTCTGAGTGAAAGCTGCGTCCACACGCGATCCGAGCAGAAAAAGAGTGCCAGCATGGACTTACTCTATACAGACATTCTGAAACTCGGCGTGATTTTCGACCGTCAAGATAAGGCTAATGCACTTGTCAACGGTTGGAAACAACGTATTGCGGCTTTACCAAAACCTACATCTAACGCCAAAGCTCCTAAGGTATTCTTATACGATTCTGGTCAAGATAAGCCGTTTACCGCAGGCCAGTATGCGATGCCAGACGCTATGATTCGAGTGGCTGGTGGTGTCAATGTTACGCATGATATGCAAACTAGCTGGGCGACTACTTCGTGGGAAACGGTTGCGAAGGAAAACCCAGATGTCATCATCTTACTTGATTACCAAAATGCCAACGGCGCGAGTGAACTGCAGCGTTATCTCGAACAACATCCGCTGATGAAATACACCAAGGCTGTTAAGAACAAACGCTATATTAAGCTTCGATATGAACAACTAACGCCTGGACCTGCAAATATAGATGCTGTTGAGAAGATGGCTCGTGCTTTTGCTCAGTAA
- the glpQ gene encoding glycerophosphodiester phosphodiesterase — translation MFKTISLSLLALACSSAAFANPLVIAHRGASGYLPEHTLPAKAMAYAMKPDYIEQDVVMTKDDQLVVLHDHYLDRVTDVAERFPDRARNDGRYYAIDFTLAEIKTLRVTEGFKLDEQGNKVAGFPQRFPMWQSDFRVPTLAEEIELIQGLNKSLGYNIGIYPEIKAPWFHRHEGKDISKAVLTTLKQYGYDSKDDKIYLQCFDANELKRINDELLPQMNMDLNLVQLMAYTDWNETMVYQNGQAKPYDYDWMFAADGMEKVAQYADGIGPWKPMLVDEKSTRDHLMIKPLMNHAKQAGLVVHPYTFRADPGRIAPYATDFNDMLDVFINQVKVDGVFTDFPDQAVSFLQHNTM, via the coding sequence ATGTTTAAAACCATCAGTTTGTCTCTGCTTGCCCTGGCTTGCAGCAGCGCTGCGTTTGCCAACCCGCTGGTCATTGCCCACCGTGGTGCGTCCGGATACCTGCCGGAACACACCTTACCAGCCAAAGCAATGGCCTATGCGATGAAGCCGGATTACATTGAACAAGACGTGGTCATGACCAAAGATGATCAACTTGTCGTACTGCACGACCACTATCTTGACCGGGTCACCGACGTTGCTGAGCGCTTCCCGGACCGGGCGCGCAACGATGGCCGTTATTACGCTATCGACTTTACTCTGGCGGAAATCAAAACGCTGCGGGTTACCGAAGGATTCAAGCTGGATGAGCAAGGGAATAAAGTCGCCGGATTCCCGCAGCGCTTTCCGATGTGGCAGTCGGATTTTCGTGTACCGACACTGGCTGAAGAGATTGAGCTGATCCAGGGTCTCAATAAGAGCCTGGGCTACAACATCGGAATTTACCCTGAAATCAAAGCGCCCTGGTTTCATCGCCATGAGGGGAAAGATATTTCTAAAGCAGTGTTAACGACGCTTAAGCAATACGGCTATGACAGTAAGGACGACAAAATCTATCTACAATGCTTCGATGCCAACGAGCTGAAACGCATCAATGATGAATTACTGCCGCAAATGAACATGGATCTCAACCTGGTTCAGCTCATGGCCTATACCGACTGGAACGAAACCATGGTGTATCAGAACGGGCAAGCTAAGCCGTACGACTATGACTGGATGTTTGCCGCAGACGGTATGGAGAAAGTCGCGCAGTATGCAGATGGCATCGGCCCCTGGAAACCTATGCTGGTTGATGAGAAATCAACCCGTGATCATCTGATGATCAAACCACTGATGAATCACGCTAAACAAGCAGGCCTGGTGGTGCACCCTTACACTTTTCGTGCTGATCCGGGACGTATCGCGCCTTATGCGACCGACTTTAATGACATGCTTGATGTGTTTATCAATCAGGTCAAAGTGGATGGTGTGTTCACCGATTTCCCAGATCAAGCGGTCTCGTTTTTACAACACAACACCATGTAG
- a CDS encoding DUF3820 family protein, with translation MLEKENLIKLARMQMPFGKYAGRALIDLPEEYLLWFDKKGWPSGELGDLLKLCLALKIEGLDSVVKPLKRM, from the coding sequence ATGCTGGAAAAAGAAAATCTGATTAAACTGGCACGAATGCAAATGCCATTTGGCAAATACGCTGGCCGTGCACTCATCGATCTACCGGAAGAGTACCTGCTGTGGTTCGATAAGAAAGGCTGGCCGAGCGGTGAACTAGGCGATTTGCTCAAGCTGTGTTTAGCTCTCAAAATTGAGGGGTTAGACAGTGTGGTTAAACCTTTGAAACGGATGTAA
- a CDS encoding ATP-binding protein, translated as MPLSTHNLAVRLRLAAQRTDDNLTKIQVTDTGIGIVPQYQDLIFERLYRVDASRSNVEGLASGFLSPER; from the coding sequence ATGCCATTAAGTACACACAACCTGGCGGTCAGGTTACGCTTAGCGGCCCAACGTACCGACGATAACCTGACAAAGATTCAGGTCACGGACACCGGAATCGGTATCGTTCCCCAATATCAAGATCTGATCTTCGAGCGTCTGTATCGTGTGGATGCAAGCCGCAGTAATGTTGAGGGTTTAGCCTCGGGCTTTCTCTCGCCAGAGCGATGA
- a CDS encoding FecCD family ABC transporter permease, with amino-acid sequence MSSYSWMWVLGITLLFSIFLFSLMCGSMTFSVQQVWDGMAAIGSQEMSMTSRILLDLRVPRALLAIIAGTGLAIVGALLQTATRNDLADPFLFGLSSGASAGAVLVITRLGDLLGIWSLPIAAFSGGLVSAAAVIMLFSMQKKRGNDNLVLCGLAISFLFGAMTSFLIYSGDQRAASSILFWTMGGLGLARWDNLLFALLGVAVVVLLSIKRYRALDTLLVGDQTIHSLGMNVHRLRSEIFICCAFCTAAIVAITGVVGFIGLMVPHLIRPFSGMTHKRALPLVALWGAVMMSLGDVLSRTLLAPQELPVGIITAAIGGVFVLYLVWKKS; translated from the coding sequence ATGAGCAGCTATTCATGGATGTGGGTATTAGGGATCACCCTACTATTCTCGATATTTCTATTTAGCTTAATGTGTGGTTCGATGACTTTTTCTGTTCAGCAGGTTTGGGATGGAATGGCAGCCATCGGTTCACAAGAGATGTCGATGACTAGCAGAATTTTGTTGGATCTGCGCGTACCGAGAGCACTGCTTGCGATTATTGCTGGAACTGGGCTTGCAATTGTTGGAGCCTTACTACAAACCGCCACGCGCAACGATTTGGCTGATCCATTTCTATTTGGTTTATCTTCAGGAGCCTCGGCTGGCGCGGTGTTAGTGATCACTCGCTTGGGGGACTTGCTCGGTATTTGGTCACTACCCATTGCTGCATTTAGTGGTGGTCTTGTCTCTGCTGCAGCGGTGATTATGCTGTTCTCGATGCAAAAAAAGCGCGGGAACGACAACTTAGTGTTATGTGGGCTCGCCATCTCATTTTTGTTTGGTGCGATGACGAGCTTTCTTATCTACTCGGGCGACCAGCGCGCTGCCAGCTCCATACTCTTCTGGACTATGGGAGGATTAGGACTGGCGCGATGGGATAATTTGCTTTTTGCTTTGTTAGGCGTTGCCGTTGTTGTCTTGCTGTCGATTAAACGATATCGCGCCCTCGATACACTATTGGTTGGTGATCAGACAATTCACTCGCTGGGGATGAATGTTCACCGCCTACGCAGTGAAATATTTATCTGTTGCGCGTTTTGTACTGCGGCAATCGTCGCTATAACCGGCGTGGTGGGATTCATTGGTTTAATGGTTCCACATTTGATAAGACCGTTTTCAGGAATGACTCACAAGCGTGCACTACCTCTCGTTGCATTATGGGGCGCAGTGATGATGAGCCTGGGTGACGTACTCAGTCGCACATTACTTGCGCCGCAAGAACTACCTGTTGGGATTATTACTGCAGCGATTGGTGGTGTGTTTGTTTTGTATTTAGTTTGGAAGAAAAGTTAG
- a CDS encoding GNAT family N-acetyltransferase, producing the protein MEIEKASLCHLDAFRDYVEKCVQDGIELYDGANRDSDAYLKKRIGYAEGVGLPEGWPPMSMYFYVDSGKILGAIRIRHGFNEYINNVIGHIGYETLPQARGKGIATSMLHWTLRNLVDESVIISCDINNIGSRKVIEKCGGKYLSTFYCDEKKNHIMRYQLKAV; encoded by the coding sequence ATGGAAATAGAAAAAGCTAGCCTCTGTCATCTTGATGCGTTCCGAGATTATGTTGAGAAGTGTGTACAAGATGGAATTGAGTTATATGATGGTGCAAACCGTGACAGTGATGCTTATTTGAAAAAGCGAATTGGATATGCTGAAGGCGTTGGATTGCCAGAAGGTTGGCCTCCCATGTCAATGTATTTTTATGTTGATTCAGGAAAAATTCTTGGTGCTATTAGAATCCGTCACGGTTTCAATGAGTACATCAACAATGTTATTGGTCATATAGGATATGAGACCTTACCGCAGGCCAGAGGTAAAGGTATAGCAACTTCCATGCTACATTGGACTTTGAGAAATTTAGTTGATGAGAGTGTTATTATTTCTTGTGATATTAATAACATCGGTTCTAGAAAGGTTATAGAAAAGTGTGGTGGTAAGTACTTAAGCACTTTCTATTGTGACGAAAAAAAGAATCATATAATGCGATATCAGTTAAAAGCTGTCTAA
- a CDS encoding DUF1289 domain-containing protein produces MKKQKSPCIDVCDFSGPKGWCTGCGRTREECQKWKTMKPYALNNMHKALRKRMSQINLMASKK; encoded by the coding sequence ATGAAAAAGCAAAAAAGCCCATGTATTGATGTGTGCGATTTTTCAGGTCCGAAAGGATGGTGTACTGGGTGTGGTAGAACTCGAGAAGAATGCCAGAAATGGAAGACAATGAAGCCTTATGCGCTGAATAATATGCATAAAGCACTTCGGAAAAGGATGTCACAAATAAATTTGATGGCGAGTAAAAAATAA
- a CDS encoding DUF3316 domain-containing protein translates to MKKALVILTTMSLSAGAFAAVNTAEKETTIATDAYQSQQQAYDAGFKLVDQLNQLPAEKLAQELNIFDAQIATESLKVTDAEVKVEPFAPKEGQIQYRALVDVDYQYTMRGGQS, encoded by the coding sequence ATGAAGAAAGCACTTGTGATCTTAACAACTATGTCCCTGAGCGCTGGCGCTTTCGCAGCAGTGAATACGGCAGAAAAAGAAACCACCATCGCTACTGATGCATATCAGTCACAGCAGCAGGCGTATGATGCAGGTTTTAAGCTGGTTGACCAACTCAATCAGTTACCGGCCGAAAAACTGGCTCAGGAGCTGAATATCTTTGACGCCCAAATTGCGACAGAAAGTTTAAAAGTGACTGATGCAGAAGTAAAAGTCGAGCCGTTTGCACCGAAAGAAGGTCAGATCCAATATCGTGCACTGGTTGATGTCGACTACCAATACACAATGCGTGGAGGCCAGAGCTAA